The DNA region GATCCTTTTTCCTAGCGAATAATTCTCCTTCGGAATCTGCCGCGATCTGTAAAGAGGAGAGCGGTAATTCTTCGCCTGAATCGCTTAAAAAATAAAATTCGTTGTCCTTCTCCCAAACTCTGATCAGGTTTAAAGGATAGCCGAATAATTCCAAATATCCGTTTTCGGAAAACTCTCCGTACTGATTATCTATATAAATCCCGTCTTCCGCTTCTTTCAGATTCTTACGGAAATATTCCAGAATATCTTTTTGTTCGATTTTTGCTTCTCGAAAGATCCAGTCTCCGTTAGGCAAAACCTTAATCTCGCTGTTTAGGCGCCTTGCCATTACTCTTCTTCCCTTTCCCTATAACGGAACGCGACCCCTTCCAAAACTTTTGCATCCTTTGCAATCTCTGCCATGCTAGTAGTATAACCTTCAGTAGTACCTGTTTGGAAAATTGTAGGAGGGACGGGGACCAATCCTACATTTGCGAGATACATTCCGTCCATACCTCTGTCAAAAAGTTCTTTCTTAATTTTTTCGTAATAGAACTTTTCTATCCTTCCGTCCCCGAAGTTCCTAACGATCACTCTTCCGTAAGTTTTGTAATTCCTACGTTTGGGAGGATGTTTCAAAATTTCTATCTGCTCCCAGCCAGGTTTATGAGAAACGAGTACAGTTTCTTTCTGGACTCCTTCCTGGATAAATTCTACCGAAAAGCAGGAAACCAAGGTTAGGCAAGATAGAGCCAGGATTCCCTTCCATAACTGAACATTTATTCCGGTCCCTGGACTAGTTAAAATGGGTAGAATGGCCATTCCTCCCCATTCAAGGAGCGCACATACCGGGGACAAGCGGTTTTTTTGCATAGCCAAAAGAGGGCTTTTCAGACTCGGATTTTTTTTATATACTCTCCCCGGATACCCGGTAAATTCTCGCGAAATTCGGAACCTCGTTTAAGCTGGTTCCTCCGGGCTACCAAAAACTCGTATGGAAGATATAGATCTCAAAAAACGCGCGAGAGAAAACGTTTTAAAAATAGGGTATTGTACTCTGGACGAGCTGGAAGAGAAGGTGAAAGCCTTCCGGGTGATGAACCAGAACGCCGCCAAAAAAAGGTACCTTATTACTAGAGAACCTATCTCCGATTCATCCGGAAAAATTTTGGTTCCGAAAGCTGCAGAGATAGATATCTCCACTGCAAAATTGCTTCGACGTCATTTTAAACCTACTAGCGAATTTAAAACGTTCCAACCGGACGAAGGTATCGTGATCATTTCCGATATGACTTCCGCAGAAGGTGTTTCTTTCACAATGGATATCGTGACTCAGATCATGAACTTGGGTGGCGGTGCTTACGAAGGATTTATAGATCGTGTGGATAGTTTCGGAGACTTCATCAATCTTCTTAAAAAGTCGCTATTTCCGCGTCTCATCATCATCGGCTATATGCCTCAAGATAAGATCCAAGGCGAGTTACTGAATTTTGTTCGAGTGAAACGAGTGGATAATTATTTGAGAGCCATGGAGCTGACTCACACAGCATTCAAACCTCAGGCTTATTTTCCTAAGATCCGTCAGATCGAAATTTCCCAAGAAGATCCAAAATCTTGGGGACGTTTTGTCGTAGAGATCGTTAGAGAATACACTCGCCCTTATCTATTAGAAGAAGTTTAATTTTCGGGGCGGATCTTCGCTTCGCTCAGACCGAGCTGCTCCGGGCTCGGGCATTCGCCCTCGTCACTTCGTGACAAGCCCTGCGTATCTCTTCCGCGGGGTTTCTGAAAAAATAACTTGTAACTTTTATTGTTTCAAGTAGTCTAATCAATTAAATCTAACACGGACCGATACAGGTTTAAGAATCCAAATGAGCACAATATCCGAAACAGTACTCGTGACCGGAGCTTCCGGCCATCTGGGAAAAATTATCCTAGAAGAATTATTAAAAAGGGGTCATAATAAGATCATCGCCACAACTCGTAAGCCGGAAAGTTTACAAGACTTTGCAACAAGAGGAGTTACTGTAAGGAAGGCAAGTTTTGACGACCCTGCAAGTCTTGTTGCTGCATTCCAAGGTGCAGATCGAGTTTTAATCATTAGCACGGACAATATAGGGAACAGGATCGAAGAACATAAGAATGCGGTCGATGCTGCGGTAAATATAGGAGCAAAACGGATACTTTATACTTCTCTCACCAAAGCTGACGAAGTTCCGGTTACATTCGCATTCGAACACGAAGGAACGGAAGAGAAGATCAAACAAAGCGGTCTTGCATATACAATTCTTCGAAATAACATGTATTCGGATTATTTAATACCTAAATTACAACATGCAATTGCAAGCGGTTCTC from Leptospira selangorensis includes:
- a CDS encoding SDR family oxidoreductase, with amino-acid sequence MSTISETVLVTGASGHLGKIILEELLKRGHNKIIATTRKPESLQDFATRGVTVRKASFDDPASLVAAFQGADRVLIISTDNIGNRIEEHKNAVDAAVNIGAKRILYTSLTKADEVPVTFAFEHEGTEEKIKQSGLAYTILRNNMYSDYLIPKLQHAIASGSLYGSGGVGACAYVSRTDCAKAAAAALLSPEAGNKILEIGGPKAWTYAELAKFTSELVNKPISYVDLPAEELSKALVGAGVPKPMADALASFDVSIREGYLKEVNSSAKDLIGESLQDVSALLKENRTALVS